ATCTAAGATTTGTTTTTGTTGTTTTCGAGGCAGTTTCAGTAAGGAATAAGCCGCTTGAATACTGACAGTGTTGAGAATTGAACGCCAAACTTCTGCCCATTCTTCGTTTCCGGCTTTGATTTCCCAGTCAATTTGAGCCACGACTTTAGCGGCTTTGGTATAAGTGACACCCGAACCCAAACCGACCTTAGCAGCCACTAAATCACGGGTGGTACCCTTGCGACCTTCTGAAAATATATCCATAAGGTTTTCGGGTTCTTCAATCTTGATTCCGGCTTCTTGCCGTTGTTTGGCGCGAGCCGATTCGATTTCTTTCCAAGAGTTGGCTTCTCGAACTTTTTGTTCCCGGGTTTTGGGTCGGGCGAGATTTTCACTCAGGAGGGCTTCAAGTTCTGACAGTCGGTTGGGAAAGGCTCGAATTTCAACGGGAATGGTGTTCCACTTTAATTGTAGGGCAGCTTGCCAGCGCCGATGACCACTGACAATGATCTGTTTGGGGGTGATGAGAATGGGGTTAATCCAATTGGACAATTGAATTTGTTCGACCAATTCCTCGATGTTCATCCGACCATAGATTTTCAGGTAGCGGGGATGGGGTTTGAGGGTTTTGGGGTCTACGGTTGTGACAGTGGAGTGGGTATTAGGTAGAGCGGGCAAGCGGGATAGGCAGGTTAAAGTATTTTCAAAGTTAGTATAACGCCTTAATAACTCCAATACAAATTACTCGACTAAATCCCATAAGAATTGATAAACATCATGGGACATAAACAATTCTTTAGGGCGGTGATCCCGCAAGTTTTTCAGAATAAATTTCCGCTCAATTTTTTGGAATTGTCGATGCCAACAAGTTTCTTGTACATCTTGATAAATTCTTTCGTCTGTAATCACTGAGTTTTGCTCACGTTGGGGCTTAACAAGACGACCTATCGGTTCGAGCCTAGCTGCAATATTAATAAGCTGTTAAGCATCTAAATAGGGTATAATGAAAAACCAAGTTGAGAAAAATAAATCAAAAGATGCCTGCTAAAAATCATTTAAATGAAAAGCAAGTAGAGAAACTTCAGAAAAGATTGAAAGAGGAAGAAAATGGACAAATTAGAGAAAGAATTTTGATTTTATTATTGCTAAATGATGGTAAAAAGCAAAGTGAAATCGCCAAATTTTTGGGCTGTTCATTAAACAAAGTCTGTTATTGGTGTGTACATGGAGACCCGGACAAATTAGAAAGCCTAAAAGATGAAAGAATGAAAGGAAATTATAGAAAAGCCACAGACAAATATATAGAGATATTATTAGAAACAGTAGAAAAAGAACCGGAAGAATTAGGATATGAATTTGGGAGATGGACAGGAGAAAGATTGGCAACTTATTTAGAACAAATTACAGGAATCAAATTAAGTAGTTCACAAGTGAGGAAGATATTAAAGGAAAAAAAGTATGTTTACTTGTGGGCAAAGTATAGCTTAGAAGAGAAAAGAGATCCAGAAAAAAGGAAATTATTTAAAGATAAAATAGAAGAATATTTAAAAATAGCTAAAGAAAGTCCAGAACAATTACAGGTATGGTTTTGGGATGAAAGTGGATTTAATTTAAGAGTGATAAAAAGAAAGAACTGGTGTAAAAAAGGAAAGAGAAAACAGATTAGAGGAGACAGGAGAAAAGGAAGAGTTAATGTGATGGGAGGATTGAGGTACTCGGATAAAAAAAGATTTGTAGAATTTCTGGATAAAGGGAATGCAGATAATTTTTATCAAGTGTTAAAAAGTTTTTATCAAGAGCTAATTTATGAATGGGTATTAGCAGGAAATCAAGCAGAAGAATTTGTAGAAAAAGGAGCCAAGATCCTGATTATTCTTGACAATGCAAGTTTTCATAAAAAAGAAGAGTACCTAGAAAAAATTAAAGCAGAAATGCCGAATATCTATTTAGAATTTCTTCCAGCATATAGTCCAGATTATAATTTAATTGAATTAGTCTGGCATTCAGCTAAAGAATATATTGCTCATCGACTCTTTAAATCAGTTGATGAGCTAGAGTGTTTATTACATCAGCTTTTAAATGAAGGACAGTTATCTATTAAATGGGGACGTAAACTTAAAAACAAAGGTAATGCTATAATCACAGTTTAAATACACAACAGCTTATCTCGACCGTAGATACAAGATTGAAAAATCATCAAATCTCCGCGAGTCATCCCAATTGCTAATCCACATTCAATCTGATGCCCTTGAATAAATTCTTTCCATTGATAGCATAATTGTTGAAGGGCTGCTAACGCTAAATCTGACTGAGGAAAGGTTAAATAATAGGAGTCTCCCAAAATTAAACGAATTGTTCCTCCAAAATCTCGGCAAATTGCTTTTTGGCTTTGATCCAAATAAGTTAATAGGGTTTCAACTTCTCTCGTAGAATGAGATTCTTGATACTGAGTAAAACCTCTAAGATCCGTTTTAACCAGGATTTGGTTTTGAATGTGCCGAGTTTGGTGTCGTTGTTGAATTCGGTACACTTTTTCAGGTTGGCTGATTCCTTTTAAAGAAAACTCTCCCACAAAAGCCGACTGAATTTCGGCTTTATTCAGAGCTAACCAGGCAGCTTGAGAGAGGTAGATTTCATCTGGTGGTGTTAGGGTTTCAATCCGAGCCGCTAAGTTAACCGCGTCTCCAAAGATGTCTCTATCCAAGTGCAAAACATCTCCCAAGGTAATAGCAATCCGAATTTTGAGTCTTTGCTCATCCGTTTTTCCGGGTTGGCTGATTCGTAATTCTTGTTGCATTTCTACACCGGCTAGTGCCGCCGTCGTCACACTGGGAAAAATTAACCAAAATGAATCGCCTTCACCTTTAATTAAAGACCCCCCTTGTTTAAAGGCAATACTAGAAATTAGCTGTTTATGCTGTTCTAATAATTCTTTTAAACTAGACTCCCCTAAATTTTCAACTTGGCTGGTAAACTCACAAATATCAGTTTTGAGAACAACGGTAGAACGTAAATTGGTCATTTGATAG
This sequence is a window from Planktothrix sp. FACHB-1365. Protein-coding genes within it:
- a CDS encoding ParB N-terminal domain-containing protein, which encodes MPALPNTHSTVTTVDPKTLKPHPRYLKIYGRMNIEELVEQIQLSNWINPILITPKQIIVSGHRRWQAALQLKWNTIPVEIRAFPNRLSELEALLSENLARPKTREQKVREANSWKEIESARAKQRQEAGIKIEEPENLMDIFSEGRKGTTRDLVAAKVGLGSGVTYTKAAKVVAQIDWEIKAGNEEWAEVWRSILNTVSIQAAYSLLKLPRKQQKQILDLIATGAARTPKEAALLLAEEASLDDPRLFVSGDFAVVNIDPNLTFAPSDQRWNGYWGRVEGTGTSGLILMNLGSEMLQFYSRDLVEIDEPSDELLQVASKVLRLRSLELDELEIALLDVLQQRLEFTPRQLLYLEYLEKVLTLPRLSGC
- a CDS encoding IS630 family transposase encodes the protein MPAKNHLNEKQVEKLQKRLKEEENGQIRERILILLLLNDGKKQSEIAKFLGCSLNKVCYWCVHGDPDKLESLKDERMKGNYRKATDKYIEILLETVEKEPEELGYEFGRWTGERLATYLEQITGIKLSSSQVRKILKEKKYVYLWAKYSLEEKRDPEKRKLFKDKIEEYLKIAKESPEQLQVWFWDESGFNLRVIKRKNWCKKGKRKQIRGDRRKGRVNVMGGLRYSDKKRFVEFLDKGNADNFYQVLKSFYQELIYEWVLAGNQAEEFVEKGAKILIILDNASFHKKEEYLEKIKAEMPNIYLEFLPAYSPDYNLIELVWHSAKEYIAHRLFKSVDELECLLHQLLNEGQLSIKWGRKLKNKGNAIITV
- a CDS encoding adenylate/guanylate cyclase domain-containing protein is translated as MTNLRSTVVLKTDICEFTSQVENLGESSLKELLEQHKQLISSIAFKQGGSLIKGEGDSFWLIFPSVTTAALAGVEMQQELRISQPGKTDEQRLKIRIAITLGDVLHLDRDIFGDAVNLAARIETLTPPDEIYLSQAAWLALNKAEIQSAFVGEFSLKGISQPEKVYRIQQRHQTRHIQNQILVKTDLRGFTQYQESHSTREVETLLTYLDQSQKAICRDFGGTIRLILGDSYYLTFPQSDLALAALQQLCYQWKEFIQGHQIECGLAIGMTRGDLMIFQSCIYGRDKLLCI